From a region of the Aeoliella mucimassa genome:
- a CDS encoding peptide ABC transporter substrate-binding protein produces MKLRKLAPAIVAVALPVALLAWTISASRLPPADFTFNNFTEIKTVDPALVSGQPEGRVINALFEGLVRLSPDERLPVTGGPDQWPGVAERWELSEDGRTYTFYLRKEACWSNGDPLTAEDYHYSMRRFLSPLTAAEYAKQGWYLKNGKKYNSGGTYLEPGDAVEVELNLEPGQTNTCIGKLIEGKLLRKDPVTMPEDQEERDKVTQKFYVEVDGRERCFVAANPNQGDTVPEGAEACRVVTLDFDEVGIRVIDDHTLVTELDNPTPFWLQLLGFYPLFPVHRGCVEEFGAPAWTRPENIVSNGPFRIEFRRPRDRIRLVKNEKYWNKENIRLNTIDAVAVENETTSLNMYMLGDVDWIEQPPNNLLRELIESDPPRDDFNPAPQLAIYMYKLNVARGALADKRVRLALSLSLDREEIIRTAVRGPQKPAHSLVPPGVVGYTSPHMPTPDAERARQLMADAGFPGGSGFQNLTILYNTNDSHEAIAELMRKQWQEELGINVTLRNMAWAAYQDKLRLTEYDVGRQGWIADYNDANTFLDLFVSDNENNQTNWANDRYDELIKQAESEPNPQRRNEILQEAEAIVLDEMPIIPLYYYYSRNMVKPHVRGFYNNSQDFHPLHAIWIDHESGGLNEYMRGAPR; encoded by the coding sequence ATGAAGTTGCGAAAACTTGCCCCTGCCATTGTCGCCGTTGCGCTGCCAGTAGCGCTGTTAGCCTGGACCATTTCAGCATCACGATTGCCGCCGGCTGATTTCACCTTTAACAACTTTACCGAAATCAAAACGGTGGATCCCGCGTTGGTAAGTGGCCAGCCGGAAGGACGGGTGATCAACGCGCTGTTCGAAGGCTTAGTGCGATTGTCGCCCGACGAGCGGTTGCCAGTTACCGGCGGCCCGGATCAATGGCCCGGCGTGGCCGAACGTTGGGAGCTTTCGGAAGATGGTCGCACCTACACGTTCTATCTTCGCAAAGAAGCGTGCTGGTCGAATGGCGACCCCCTGACGGCCGAAGACTACCATTACTCGATGCGGCGGTTCCTCAGCCCGCTCACTGCTGCTGAGTACGCCAAGCAAGGTTGGTATCTCAAGAACGGCAAGAAGTACAACTCAGGTGGCACCTATCTCGAGCCGGGCGATGCGGTGGAGGTCGAGCTGAATCTCGAGCCGGGACAGACCAACACCTGCATCGGCAAATTGATTGAAGGCAAACTGCTACGCAAAGATCCGGTGACGATGCCGGAGGATCAAGAAGAACGCGATAAGGTCACACAGAAGTTCTACGTGGAGGTCGACGGCCGGGAGCGATGCTTCGTGGCCGCCAACCCCAACCAAGGCGACACGGTGCCCGAAGGAGCCGAGGCTTGCCGGGTGGTGACGCTCGACTTCGACGAAGTTGGTATTCGGGTGATCGACGACCATACGCTGGTTACCGAGCTCGACAATCCCACTCCGTTCTGGCTGCAGCTGTTGGGATTCTATCCGCTGTTTCCTGTGCATCGCGGTTGTGTCGAAGAGTTTGGAGCCCCCGCCTGGACGCGTCCTGAGAACATCGTGTCCAACGGCCCTTTCCGTATTGAGTTCCGTCGGCCCCGCGATCGGATCCGCTTGGTGAAGAACGAGAAGTACTGGAACAAAGAGAACATCCGCCTGAACACGATCGACGCGGTGGCGGTGGAGAACGAGACGACCTCGCTCAACATGTACATGCTCGGCGACGTCGATTGGATCGAGCAACCCCCTAATAACTTGCTGCGTGAGTTGATTGAGAGCGATCCACCTCGCGACGATTTCAATCCCGCTCCGCAGCTCGCGATCTACATGTACAAGCTCAATGTCGCGCGGGGAGCTTTGGCCGACAAGCGAGTTCGGCTGGCGCTGTCGCTCTCGCTCGATCGCGAGGAGATTATTCGCACCGCAGTGCGTGGACCTCAGAAGCCGGCCCATAGTTTGGTGCCGCCCGGGGTGGTCGGCTATACGTCGCCGCACATGCCGACGCCCGATGCCGAGCGGGCGCGGCAGTTGATGGCCGACGCAGGATTTCCCGGCGGGAGCGGTTTCCAGAACCTGACGATTCTCTACAACACCAACGACTCGCACGAAGCGATTGCCGAGCTGATGCGCAAGCAATGGCAGGAAGAACTCGGCATCAACGTAACGCTACGAAACATGGCATGGGCCGCATACCAGGATAAGTTGCGACTCACCGAGTACGACGTGGGTCGGCAAGGCTGGATCGCTGATTATAACGACGCGAATACGTTCCTCGATTTGTTCGTGAGCGACAACGAGAACAATCAAACCAATTGGGCGAACGACCGCTACGACGAGCTGATCAAGCAAGCCGAGTCGGAACCCAACCCGCAGCGTCGCAACGAGATACTACAGGAGGCCGAGGCGATTGTGCTCGACGAGATGCCAATCATTCCGCTGTACTATTACTACTCGCGGAACATGGTGAAGCCGCACGTGCGGGGCTTCTACAACAACTCCCAAGACTTCCATCCGCTGCATGCGATTTGGATCGATCACGAGTCGGGCGGGCTCAATGAATACATGCGAGGTGCCCCCCGATGA
- a CDS encoding peroxiredoxin family protein, translated as MTMQNSQWRIFALLLAVPLGSCLSAAIASAVEPKSAEQADEPTPAKATTNSSRDPYEVPEGSVDDLLGYIQTGPVHMRPRSVLDLRRMNQSLDMAAQRIFASQEASDQQRLLAASLRVKFLHRLRLLGVKESGHKLDAFLSNVANDPAPRLQAFARYTQLDRQLDAWQHLCDQDRQAIIAEVRSGIEAPQADEHDLALLLKLADTVAESPDATKVAEVIEQLLPQLANSPNASITAHLPWLEGVARRLKLPGNALEVEGELLSGDQLDWQDYRGKVVLVGFWATWSRPSTGEVSNIKTAYNAYHDRGFEVIGVSLDTNQEAVRTFVADRKIPWPVIYNQSETVSSDDSSHWNHPLASKYAINTIPRAILVDQEGNVIHMNLRGKNLHQTLAQILGPTPRLANRPEGEPTPAGGKAVATDP; from the coding sequence ATGACCATGCAAAACTCGCAATGGCGTATTTTTGCGTTACTGCTCGCAGTACCACTCGGCAGCTGTCTGTCAGCAGCGATAGCCAGTGCGGTCGAACCGAAGTCGGCCGAGCAGGCCGATGAGCCGACCCCGGCCAAAGCAACCACGAACTCCTCGCGGGACCCGTACGAAGTTCCCGAGGGATCGGTCGACGACCTACTAGGCTACATCCAGACCGGCCCGGTTCACATGCGGCCTCGGTCGGTGCTCGACCTTCGCCGGATGAACCAATCGCTCGACATGGCCGCCCAGCGGATCTTCGCCTCGCAAGAAGCGAGCGACCAGCAGCGGTTGCTAGCGGCCAGCTTGCGGGTGAAGTTCTTGCACCGCTTGCGACTGCTAGGCGTGAAGGAATCGGGGCACAAGCTCGATGCGTTCCTGTCGAACGTGGCGAACGATCCCGCCCCGCGGTTGCAGGCGTTTGCCCGTTACACGCAACTCGATCGCCAGCTCGACGCCTGGCAGCACCTTTGCGACCAAGACCGCCAGGCGATTATCGCCGAGGTTCGCAGCGGCATCGAAGCTCCCCAGGCCGACGAGCACGACCTGGCCCTGCTGCTGAAGCTAGCCGACACGGTTGCCGAGTCGCCAGATGCGACGAAGGTGGCCGAAGTCATCGAGCAACTGCTTCCCCAGCTTGCCAATTCGCCGAACGCGAGCATCACCGCCCACCTACCTTGGCTCGAAGGGGTGGCTCGTCGGCTCAAGCTCCCAGGCAACGCGCTGGAGGTCGAGGGAGAGTTACTCTCTGGCGACCAACTCGACTGGCAGGATTACCGCGGCAAAGTGGTGCTCGTGGGCTTTTGGGCCACCTGGTCTCGCCCCTCGACCGGCGAAGTCAGCAACATCAAAACTGCCTACAACGCTTACCATGATCGCGGCTTCGAGGTGATCGGAGTCAGCCTCGACACGAACCAGGAAGCGGTTCGCACGTTTGTGGCCGATCGCAAAATTCCCTGGCCGGTGATTTACAATCAAAGCGAGACGGTGAGCAGCGACGACTCGAGCCATTGGAATCACCCGCTGGCCAGCAAATATGCGATTAACACCATCCCCCGGGCCATCTTGGTCGATCAGGAGGGCAACGTGATCCATATGAATCTGCGGGGCAAGAATCTGCATCAAACCCTGGCCCAAATCCTGGGGCCCACCCCACGGTTGGCGAATCGCCCCGAAGGGGAACCAACGCCGGCCGGCGGTAAAGCGGTGGCGACCGATCCCTAG
- a CDS encoding ABC transporter permease — protein MIAYLLKRFAWLLLTVWVVFTVTWILANNSPGSPFTSERSLPPEIEANLRRHYNLDKPAPVRYWLDLKKLAVFDLGVSSKQVDFTVNELVRLCWPVSAALGLAALAWAAVVGLLAGVVSAARRGTIEDLGLMSLATLGIALPNFVIAGVCILLFCFLIPMLPPAGWGSLSHLLLPAFCLGAPYAAYIARIARTGMLDVLSKDYIRTARAKGLSRRAVILKHAMPTAVIPVVSFLGPAVAGIITGSLVIEKVFAIPGIGYSFVQSALDNDTPMAMGIVVLYTVLLFTMNTLVDAAYTWLDPRVSWEDV, from the coding sequence ATGATTGCCTACCTGCTGAAACGCTTTGCATGGCTGCTGCTCACCGTGTGGGTGGTGTTCACGGTTACTTGGATCCTGGCGAATAATTCGCCTGGCTCGCCATTTACCAGCGAGCGGAGTTTGCCCCCGGAGATCGAAGCCAACCTGCGACGGCACTATAATCTCGACAAGCCCGCTCCGGTGCGTTACTGGCTCGATCTCAAAAAGCTGGCCGTGTTCGACTTGGGAGTGTCGAGCAAGCAAGTTGACTTCACGGTGAACGAACTGGTGCGACTCTGCTGGCCGGTGTCGGCCGCGCTAGGGCTGGCCGCGCTCGCCTGGGCAGCGGTCGTGGGGTTGCTGGCTGGCGTCGTGTCGGCCGCGCGACGAGGAACCATCGAAGACCTGGGACTCATGTCCCTGGCGACCCTGGGCATCGCGCTACCAAACTTCGTGATCGCAGGCGTTTGCATTCTGCTGTTCTGTTTCTTGATCCCGATGTTGCCGCCAGCCGGATGGGGGAGCCTGAGTCACCTGCTGCTGCCAGCGTTCTGCCTGGGCGCACCGTACGCGGCCTACATCGCCCGCATCGCACGCACGGGGATGCTCGATGTCCTCTCGAAAGACTACATCCGCACCGCCCGGGCGAAAGGGCTGTCGCGGCGGGCGGTCATCCTGAAGCACGCGATGCCGACGGCCGTGATTCCAGTGGTATCGTTCCTCGGCCCCGCGGTGGCCGGCATTATCACCGGATCGTTGGTGATCGAGAAGGTGTTCGCGATACCGGGCATTGGCTATTCGTTCGTGCAATCGGCCCTCGATAACGACACCCCGATGGCCATGGGCATCGTGGTGCTCTATACCGTGCTACTCTTCACAATGAATACACTGGTAGATGCAGCTTACACTTGGCTCGACCCGCGAGTAAGCTGGGAAGACGTATAA
- a CDS encoding prenyltransferase/squalene oxidase repeat-containing protein, translating into MILRVFLSLALAITFTAAPMAQAQDATAVKPSAKQLAARGVAFLRSSQDDDGSFSSFAGPAITALAATGLQRSGVSTSDPAVAKAIDYLLKHRREDGGIYGEGSNHRNYETALAVVCLAEANKDGKYDEIIAKAEAFLKNIQWDEEDGTEKDNLYYGGGGYGSHDRPDLSNTSFLLDALTAAGNGADDPAIQKALVFVSRTQNLESEFNSTEFAAKIGDGGFFYTPASGGQSKAGETENGGLRSYGSMTYAGLKSLIYAGLDKDDVRVKAATSWIKKNYTLDNNPGMGTSGQFYYYHTFAKALSLLGDDVLVDEDGNEHDWSDELVSKLAEMQKSDGSWLNSDERWMEADPNLVTGYVLIALSYCEE; encoded by the coding sequence ATGATTCTCCGCGTTTTCCTTTCGTTAGCTTTAGCGATCACGTTTACCGCCGCTCCGATGGCTCAAGCCCAGGATGCAACCGCGGTCAAGCCGTCGGCCAAACAGCTTGCTGCCCGCGGGGTCGCGTTCCTGCGTAGCTCGCAGGACGACGATGGATCGTTCAGCAGCTTTGCTGGTCCAGCGATTACCGCCTTGGCAGCGACCGGCCTGCAACGCAGCGGGGTATCGACCTCCGATCCGGCGGTCGCCAAGGCGATTGACTACTTGCTGAAGCATCGCCGCGAGGATGGCGGCATCTACGGCGAGGGTTCCAACCACCGCAACTACGAGACCGCCCTGGCGGTGGTTTGCCTTGCCGAAGCCAACAAGGATGGCAAGTACGACGAGATCATCGCCAAGGCCGAAGCGTTCCTTAAGAACATTCAATGGGACGAAGAAGACGGCACCGAGAAAGACAACCTCTACTACGGTGGTGGCGGCTACGGCTCGCACGATCGCCCCGACCTGTCGAACACCTCGTTCCTGCTCGACGCCCTGACCGCTGCCGGCAACGGTGCCGATGATCCTGCCATCCAAAAGGCCTTGGTCTTCGTGTCCCGCACCCAGAACCTGGAGTCGGAATTCAACTCGACCGAGTTTGCCGCCAAGATCGGCGACGGCGGATTCTTCTACACTCCGGCCAGCGGTGGCCAAAGCAAAGCGGGCGAAACCGAGAACGGCGGGCTTCGCAGCTACGGCTCGATGACCTACGCGGGGCTCAAGAGCCTGATTTACGCCGGCCTGGATAAGGACGACGTTCGCGTGAAGGCTGCGACTAGCTGGATCAAGAAGAACTACACGCTCGACAACAATCCCGGCATGGGCACCTCGGGGCAGTTCTACTACTACCACACTTTTGCCAAAGCCCTGTCGCTATTGGGCGACGATGTGCTGGTGGATGAAGATGGAAACGAGCACGACTGGAGCGACGAGCTGGTATCCAAGTTGGCCGAGATGCAAAAGTCCGATGGCAGCTGGTTGAACAGCGACGAGCGTTGGATGGAAGCCGATCCCAATCTGGTGACCGGTTACGTGCTGATCGCTTTGTCGTACTGCGAAGAGTAA
- a CDS encoding Trm112 family protein, which produces MDHPVAIAHLRCPASAGVLEWMPEPELAALRQAIAESRLVNRAGDLVTREPAAALVCRTASLAYLVLDGIPVLVPDEAIALTQLGSPSTEEHDAAETAD; this is translated from the coding sequence ATGGATCACCCCGTCGCCATCGCGCACCTTCGCTGCCCTGCCTCCGCTGGAGTGCTTGAGTGGATGCCAGAGCCCGAATTGGCAGCGCTGCGTCAGGCCATTGCCGAGTCGCGACTCGTCAACCGAGCTGGCGACCTGGTGACCCGCGAGCCCGCTGCAGCCCTGGTTTGCCGCACCGCATCGCTCGCCTACCTGGTGCTCGATGGTATTCCGGTGCTGGTGCCCGACGAGGCGATCGCGCTTACCCAGCTTGGATCTCCATCGACCGAGGAACATGACGCGGCCGAAACTGCCGATTGA
- a CDS encoding histidine triad nucleotide-binding protein yields the protein MAETIFTKIINKEIPAKIVHEDDQCLAFHDVAPQAPTHVLVIPKKPIESIDQLEEADQALMGHLWMIIRKLAAELELGDGYRVVVNCGRDGGQSVDHLHFHLLGGRSLSWPPG from the coding sequence ATGGCCGAAACTATCTTCACTAAGATCATCAACAAGGAAATCCCGGCCAAGATTGTCCACGAAGACGACCAGTGCCTGGCTTTCCACGACGTCGCCCCCCAGGCGCCGACCCATGTGCTGGTGATTCCCAAGAAGCCCATCGAGTCGATCGATCAACTAGAAGAGGCCGACCAGGCGCTCATGGGCCATCTGTGGATGATCATCCGCAAGCTGGCCGCTGAACTCGAGCTTGGCGACGGGTACCGGGTGGTAGTGAATTGTGGTCGCGATGGCGGGCAATCGGTCGATCACCTGCATTTCCACCTGCTTGGCGGACGGAGTCTGAGCTGGCCGCCTGGTTAG
- a CDS encoding TrmH family RNA methyltransferase, producing the protein MAKFEHLRHQAPRELANPRELLLACAPLRSNVNLSRIARAAGCCGVTRLICTGRAKLDPKIARDAAQTLSIESHRSLVPVLKKLKAENYTLVGLEQTTNSSDLHHYEFDRRTALVIGNEREGLTEDLLAELDAVIEIPVWGLPYSYNVATATVMALYEFCRQYPDG; encoded by the coding sequence ATGGCCAAGTTCGAACACCTCCGCCATCAAGCGCCCCGCGAGCTAGCCAACCCTCGAGAATTGTTGCTGGCGTGCGCCCCGCTACGGAGTAACGTGAACCTCTCTCGCATCGCTCGGGCGGCAGGCTGCTGCGGTGTCACTCGGCTGATTTGCACCGGGCGGGCGAAACTCGATCCCAAGATCGCCCGCGACGCTGCCCAGACGCTGAGCATCGAATCGCACCGCTCGCTGGTGCCGGTGCTCAAGAAACTGAAGGCCGAGAACTACACCCTAGTGGGTTTGGAGCAGACAACCAACTCGAGCGATCTGCACCACTATGAATTCGACCGCCGCACCGCACTGGTGATTGGCAACGAACGCGAGGGGCTCACCGAGGATCTGCTGGCGGAACTCGACGCCGTGATTGAGATTCCCGTTTGGGGACTCCCCTACAGCTATAACGTGGCTACGGCCACGGTCATGGCTTTATATGAGTTTTGTCGGCAATATCCCGACGGTTAA
- a CDS encoding 3-keto-disaccharide hydrolase has translation MTTRLSQLLLLSLLVLQATSGISIAEEQWRQLFNGKDLEGWTPKIRYSEAGENYNDTFRVEDGVIKVCYDKYDKFGARFGHLFFNEEFSSYRLRVEYRVVGEQVTGGAGWALKNSGLMIHGQKPETMAVDQQFPVSIEVQLLGGTGSGKRPTCNLCTPGTNVVMEGELHTQHCTNSTSPTFHGDEWVTAEVEVHGSGKIKHFINGELVLEYEQPQYDPKDETAKQFVDARKDNNLLIDKGTISIQSESHPFEFRKIEILVLDEEE, from the coding sequence ATGACGACGCGATTAAGCCAACTACTGCTCCTGAGTTTGCTCGTGTTGCAGGCGACAAGTGGCATCTCGATTGCCGAAGAACAGTGGCGGCAATTGTTCAACGGCAAAGACCTGGAGGGGTGGACCCCGAAGATCCGCTACTCGGAAGCCGGTGAGAACTACAACGACACCTTCCGTGTGGAAGATGGCGTGATCAAGGTTTGCTACGACAAGTACGATAAGTTCGGCGCCCGCTTCGGCCACCTGTTCTTCAACGAGGAGTTCTCAAGCTACCGATTGCGGGTGGAGTACCGCGTGGTCGGCGAGCAAGTCACCGGCGGCGCCGGTTGGGCACTCAAGAACAGCGGCCTGATGATTCATGGCCAAAAGCCCGAGACGATGGCCGTGGATCAGCAGTTCCCGGTGAGCATCGAAGTGCAACTGCTCGGCGGTACCGGCAGCGGCAAACGCCCGACCTGCAACCTCTGTACGCCTGGTACCAACGTGGTAATGGAAGGCGAACTGCACACGCAGCACTGCACCAATTCAACATCGCCGACGTTCCATGGCGACGAATGGGTAACCGCCGAGGTCGAAGTGCATGGCTCTGGCAAGATCAAGCACTTCATCAATGGCGAGCTCGTGCTGGAGTACGAACAGCCGCAGTACGATCCGAAGGACGAAACGGCCAAGCAGTTCGTCGACGCCCGCAAGGATAACAACTTGCTGATCGACAAAGGCACCATCTCGATCCAGAGCGAGAGCCACCCCTTTGAATTCCGTAAGATCGAGATTCTCGTGCTCGACGAAGAAGAGTAG
- a CDS encoding Minf_1886 family protein — protein MLDPGDPMVDLLERDKRYKFDAYLFVFDALHYGQTRLDMGKPYAPEEPTDLEDFENLEDQIEHHVSGQDLCEAIRQFALEQYGLMARAVLADWGIRSTGDFGNIVFNLIDIKKMKKTEHDRREDFENVYDFDQAFRQEFKFSAYDPKRGI, from the coding sequence ATGCTAGACCCCGGCGACCCCATGGTCGACCTATTGGAAAGGGACAAGCGGTACAAGTTCGACGCTTACTTGTTCGTGTTCGATGCACTGCACTACGGACAAACCCGGCTCGACATGGGAAAACCGTACGCGCCCGAGGAACCGACCGACCTGGAAGACTTCGAGAATCTGGAAGACCAGATCGAGCATCACGTGTCGGGACAAGACCTCTGCGAAGCGATCCGTCAGTTTGCCTTGGAACAGTACGGGCTGATGGCCCGGGCAGTGCTGGCCGACTGGGGAATTCGTAGCACCGGCGACTTCGGCAATATCGTGTTCAACTTGATCGATATCAAGAAGATGAAAAAGACCGAGCACGATCGTCGCGAGGACTTTGAAAACGTCTACGACTTCGATCAGGCGTTCCGCCAAGAGTTCAAATTCAGTGCTTACGACCCCAAACGGGGGATCTAG
- a CDS encoding M28 family peptidase — MNATLTSNRPTTLLLACACLMVTALAGCNDSKTAGKTPAEMKPVVKRTPTPATPTVATTKATNPMDAERAMSYLTQMCAFGPRYSGSAGMLRQRAMIAKLFESLGATVREQEFKMPHPITRQQIDCVNLIVEWQPEAKERVLLCAHYDTRPLPDRDPNPRRRREGVFVGANDGASGVAVLMELGNHLADTKLEVGVDMVMFDAEEMLFEDDYGRRRGEYFWGSSYFANQYKQKPPAYKYRWGVLLDMVGDAELELLQEKYSLQYCRPLVMEIWQTAARLGVDEFVPRTKRRRTDGFIRDDHIPLNQIAKIPSCDIIDADYPDVPFGAPGAYWHTEQDIPQNCSGESLAKVSWVLLEWLKSQPAESK; from the coding sequence ATGAACGCAACCCTCACTAGTAACCGCCCGACAACGCTGCTGCTCGCCTGTGCGTGCCTGATGGTCACTGCACTCGCCGGCTGCAACGATAGCAAAACAGCTGGCAAGACGCCGGCCGAAATGAAGCCGGTGGTCAAACGAACGCCCACCCCAGCGACGCCAACCGTCGCGACGACCAAGGCAACCAATCCCATGGATGCCGAGCGGGCGATGAGCTACCTGACTCAGATGTGCGCGTTTGGACCACGCTACAGCGGCAGCGCCGGCATGCTCCGCCAGCGGGCGATGATCGCCAAGCTCTTCGAATCGCTCGGCGCCACCGTGCGAGAGCAGGAGTTCAAAATGCCGCACCCGATTACCAGGCAGCAGATCGACTGCGTGAACCTGATAGTCGAATGGCAACCGGAAGCAAAAGAACGCGTGCTGCTCTGTGCTCACTACGATACCCGACCGCTGCCCGATCGCGACCCGAATCCACGCCGACGACGGGAAGGGGTGTTTGTCGGTGCGAACGACGGAGCGAGCGGAGTTGCCGTGCTGATGGAATTGGGGAACCATCTGGCAGATACCAAGCTCGAAGTCGGTGTCGACATGGTGATGTTCGATGCCGAAGAGATGCTGTTTGAAGACGACTATGGTCGCCGGCGAGGGGAGTACTTCTGGGGCAGCAGCTACTTTGCGAACCAGTACAAACAAAAGCCACCTGCTTACAAGTATCGCTGGGGAGTGCTGCTCGACATGGTCGGCGACGCCGAGCTGGAACTGCTGCAAGAGAAGTACAGCCTGCAGTATTGCCGCCCGCTGGTGATGGAGATCTGGCAGACCGCCGCTCGGTTGGGAGTCGACGAGTTCGTCCCCCGCACGAAGCGACGCCGCACCGATGGCTTTATCCGCGACGATCACATTCCATTGAACCAAATCGCTAAGATCCCGAGCTGCGATATCATCGACGCCGACTACCCCGATGTCCCCTTCGGTGCGCCCGGAGCTTACTGGCACACCGAGCAGGATATCCCGCAGAACTGCTCCGGCGAGTCTCTTGCCAAGGTCAGTTGGGTGCTGCTGGAATGGCTCAAGTCGCAACCGGCCGAGAGCAAGTAA
- a CDS encoding PSP1 domain-containing protein, translating into MPKYIVRYGSMRNLGVFSAKGTSDYRRGTQVIARTGRGMESGEVLSEATEQALAQLKDPFRGSIIREQTEDDRREIFRMLGQQRQEFEACGKRIAELGLNMQLVDVEHLYGGERVIVYYLAEERVDFRELVKVLATEFQTRIEMRQIGVRDEAKLLADYGDCGKPVCCNTHLSEMPPVSMKMAKLQKATLDPTKISGRCGRLKCCLRYEYDTYQDLRRELPPIGSSVITDKGRSKVLSQEILAGQLLVETEDMRRVMIDASEVLTVIPKPKGGGKPKPKQSKPSPPPPAADSSEEE; encoded by the coding sequence ATGCCGAAGTACATTGTCCGCTACGGTTCGATGCGCAACCTGGGCGTCTTCTCTGCCAAGGGGACGAGCGACTATCGCCGGGGCACGCAGGTAATTGCCCGCACCGGGCGCGGCATGGAGTCGGGCGAGGTTCTGAGCGAAGCGACCGAGCAGGCGCTGGCTCAGCTCAAGGATCCCTTTCGTGGATCGATCATTCGCGAACAGACCGAAGACGATCGTCGCGAGATCTTTCGCATGCTCGGTCAACAGCGGCAAGAGTTCGAAGCCTGCGGCAAACGCATTGCCGAACTCGGACTGAACATGCAGCTTGTCGACGTCGAGCACCTGTACGGCGGCGAGCGGGTCATCGTCTACTACCTGGCCGAAGAGCGGGTCGATTTCCGCGAGCTGGTCAAAGTGCTGGCCACCGAGTTTCAGACTCGCATCGAAATGCGCCAAATTGGCGTGCGAGACGAAGCCAAGCTGCTGGCCGACTACGGCGACTGCGGCAAGCCGGTGTGTTGCAACACCCATCTATCGGAAATGCCACCCGTTAGCATGAAAATGGCTAAGCTGCAGAAGGCCACCCTCGATCCGACCAAGATTTCGGGTCGCTGCGGGCGTTTGAAATGCTGCCTGCGATACGAGTACGATACCTACCAAGACCTCCGCCGCGAGTTGCCGCCGATCGGCTCGAGCGTGATTACCGACAAAGGCCGGTCGAAAGTGCTGTCGCAAGAGATTCTTGCCGGCCAATTGTTAGTGGAGACCGAAGACATGCGGCGAGTGATGATCGACGCTTCGGAGGTTTTGACCGTGATCCCCAAACCCAAGGGGGGCGGAAAACCTAAACCGAAGCAGTCGAAACCTTCGCCGCCGCCGCCTGCTGCCGATAGTTCCGAAGAAGAGTGA